Within the Nicotiana tabacum cultivar K326 chromosome 11, ASM71507v2, whole genome shotgun sequence genome, the region ttttttttttgtttagaatTTAGTCAAATAGGCTCGTATTAGACTGATAGGGGTGTTGAGCATAGAGTAGTCAAAGCCACACTTAAGCCCTGAAGCATGGAGCAAAAACATATTGAGCGCTTCGTCTTGCTTAGCAAGCGCTTCAATATCCTCATCAAGGGTGTAAGGGTACACTTTTCCCAGCTAATGAGCGTAATACTAAAGAGGCATTactaaataattaatattttactttctaatCTTTTGTCACTTTCTTTATCATATATTTATCATTCATGTCTATAATTATTAGATTTAGGCTAcccatatatatttatatttttttgggggactttttcgtatatatatatatatgagagattttaaacttatttatccaatttttgtctaagtttttatatttatataaagtAACTAATTTTTTTACATAATATATACAAATTCGGTCAaaatctataatttatctacaaattaaatacatattttttgtattaaaaacTATAATTTACATACAACTTATATACAATTATGTAACTTGTAGGTATTTTGTATATCGTTTCTACActcgacatacaaaatatatacaatttatttatgtcttatttttctagttttaatATGAAATTTCAACCAAAACCACCTCGAATCTTAACCAAATTCTctcaaattgagatataaactccaaagaatatttccaatcatttgtaacagCACTTAATTCTATCAAAAAGTAATTTTGTAAATTTCgtttttcaaattcaaagcttcgaCGCTTTCTAATGGATTAACTTAGTTTTCAATTCAATCTACTTGCTTCtgattaatactattttgtttattgatTCCTAAAAGCTAAAAGAAATAATGATCTTCTCTCATTCAAAAGTGATAATATTgtttaacataaaaaaaaaaaaacagaaaataaaaagaaagagaaaacataaTAGATTTGCTTGATGCCAAATCTCTTTGTTCTAGTTAAAGTATGGCTGAAGTTGAGGAGAAAGAGGCCAAATATTGATCtgttaatttataattttagCTTTGGGGTGAAAGAGGGAGAGAAAGTATGGAAGATTAGAATATAACacattattttatataaaatttttaatttgtatATGCACTTGTAATTGAGTTAAAACCTCAATAGTGAAGGTAAATgagttttaaaattaatataaataagtaaaaatctcttcttcttttttattttgtacCTTTCTTCATTCATGTCTGCCAGCATTGACCAAGCAAAAAACTAATAAAAAGTgtcctgaaaaataaaaaattgggatATTAAGGGATTTGGTTTACACTCTTTCATAGGCATATTAAAGAATGAATTTCCTATGTgctgtatttttcctttttcctttttaatgtacgaaaatttTGACctctttaataaaaataaaataatgagtttcatATTTATTGTTTTATTCCTTTTTCCCTTTTAAGTATGGAAATTTTGACCTCTTTAATAAGATATTAAATAATGAGTTTTCTAATTATATATTGTCTTAATTTGTTCCTTTTTAATCTACGAAAATTTAGATTTTCCCACTAAGCTATGATATGAAGGGACGGTTTCTACACTCTTTGCTAGAGTAAAATTAGGGATTCTAATTAAAAGAGtttacttcttcttttcttaactATAATCCTCTTTATCGTACAATAATTTTGTTTTTTCCAAAAGAGTATTATATGTGTATTTACAATGTTATCCATTATAGAGTGCACTTTgaaggataaaaaaggcgaacgacatttcgctaaggggtttcatgcttttaatatagtatagatagatatagattgtACAAGAATTTTTGTTTATGGCAATGCAAAagtaaaatatataaagaaaaagaagaaagttcaAATCCAAATCAActaaaaaatgagagagctttCAAACACAACTAATTTATTGCTGtcgaaagttttttttttttttttggagccATCAGGAATATTATATTAACATTAAAGTAGTTCAGAACTTTTACAAGCAAGAGAAATTATTATATAAGTAATAGAGAAGATAAATTATTCGTTTTAAtatttatatgcaaaaatatattttatttgggaaagaatttatataaataaaCTCTTGTCGATCTggattcctaaatattaggagtctttacataatttaaataaaaaaagatttaatagccaaaattttaattaattttaaagttctaattattaagaaattaattaaatgattattttgtttagtgtgaatttaattttaaaaaaataaaaaatacaaacaatGACATTTTGCTAAGAGATTTTGTACTCTTACCGTAacatagatagatagatatatagatagatttgaaaaaaatataaattacaagTAGCCAAGAACCAGCTCAAGTCCAATTGGCATAAGAAAAGTAGTGGAATAAACAACATCATGACAGGCACAATAATCGGTGCAAATTTGAGACTCTGACGATTGACCGATGTTGCACCTTTAGATAAGATTAACGTTAAACGAGGAGTATTATGCATGCCCACTTGTTGTGGTTCAGAATCCCATAatttgcaatatatatatatattatatagtaaGAATTTAATAAGTTTGCCAACAAAAATATGAATCCtgattaaagttttttttttttaattcaccgCCAATGCAAATTGTGCTTACAGAAATTTCGACTTTGTATGTTGTATTTTCCAGTTGTAGTACTTCCCATTTGAAAAATGAAGACATCTGGATCTTGTCGTTCttgtatgattttatcttttacTGCATCACCCTATTTTGTATTGCTGTATCTCAAGAATTAAATAGAGggaataaaatatatagttttcaaacagcttaataataataataatcatcctTATCACTGCAAGTCTGCAAGGCATCTGATCTAAGTTTTTAAAAGAACAAATACTCTACTATTCTAGAATTAGTTCAACCATAAATATACGGGTTCAACATAAAATTAATTAAGACATGGAAAATTAGCCGGAACTCAAGTTATTACTCCCTTGGATTCACAATACTGATCAATTTGGTTTTTTATTttagtccaaaataagtgtccatttatataatcaagaaaaaatttaatttatttttccaaaattacccttatgtacgtATTTCTAAAAAGTCTTTTACTTCTCACATTAAATTATGCTGTAATATTTatagtttagtcacactaaccatttttgtctagaatttaatattttcttaataggTGTGCCCAAGATAAATTactcacttattgtgaaccggagcGAGTACAAAATaattctctttcttcatttgaatGGCCGTGCACTATTTTTCCTGaaattataaatatataaaaagagGGGGTCGGAGAAGGAGAGGGGATATTACGCTATTAATGGGGTTCGAACCCTCAGCCTcaactaggggtgtacatggaccgggttagttcggtttttatcaaaaccaaatcaaaccaactatatcggtttggattggttcggttttgtcggatttttcgggttttcgggtttttttgttacatgaatattactttgttaaaattatagataaagttttgataagtgaatatatgtttagtaaatatggaaaaaattgacaaacatatacaacaacaacaattctaatggattttttttttagtaacacatgatagttattttcttagtcgtctaacaataatttttcattaatttacGCTTTCAGggttaatacatgagaggatcccaaatatttctacattttctaaagaaaaatcactataaactcatgaaaatataaataaaatttatatatttatatttcggtttggttcggatttttttattcaatacaaaccaaatcaaaccaaacctagtcggattttttaatcgaTTTGCTTTAATTTTTCGATTTGGTGCGATTTTTCGATTCGGTTTGAATACCTCTAGCCTCAACTATGGACAGAACAAGGTGAGGTAGGCCTCAAGTTAAATTCATTCGTCATTGCAAGAAAATATCATAAGGAGAGATTTAGGGTTTGGTTAATTTATCGCTTGTCGTATAAGAAAAAAGTTCTGTGGACTAACACAGTATGTGGTGCTAAAAATAAAAGTTCTGTGGAAAATACAGTCTGTTGCTGGTGAACAAAAAACTTTCTCCCTCCATTTTAATTTAGTAGAATTAACCTAATAGTTGTCCATCTTATCTTAAATTAAAAACGGCGGTCAGacgtataatatatgtataatctaaaacaatatatatataatcgtatacaatcaatatataatttatatatactggTTAAAAGTAAACAGTAAATTTCGGTCAGCaatttatttaaatataaaaTGTGACACTATTCCTTATTAGTcaatttcaaaaagaatgataaaATTCTATATTTAAGAAACAACTTAACTTTAAATTTTGGGCAAAATGCAAAACTGGCCGGTCGGCTGTAACTAATAGAATTTGCTAgacgatatatatatattatacatatatacaaaCAATATATATTTTATCGGCTATTATTTGTGAAAGcggctaaaaatatatatttattttatattttttattttatccttaatattttgaaagcatagtttgaccacaaatttaaaaaattaccttatttttcttaaactctgtaccGGGTAAAATTACGTCATTGATACGGAAAGAATTGTAAGTAGTACCAAAATAGTGTGGTTGACTATTGGATGTATGTTTCAAGGCACAGATACAATGAACAGAACTCAATAAACCTTTAATATAAACTATAAAGTCCAGCCAGATACTGAGTCCTAACTAGCTATTACTTAGCCCACCGGTTCTGCTCTGGTTTTTACTTCTTGTCACCTTTCTCTACCGTTAATATAAATATCTTCAACCTTGTTCTCAAAATCTAAATTTTCTTTTCACATGCAAACAAACAGGTATGTTCACTTACTCATATATACTTGTTCTGAAATTTTAATTTTCCTATAGTTTAAATGACACAACATTTTCTGAAAAAGATGCCCTCAAAACAGTATCTTTTcttgtcaattctagcatcttatttatttatgaagtgattttttttaaattagtaCTTCCATCTCTAATAGGAGTATTATTTTTTTCCAACAGCATATAAACCATGGACCAACACTTGATGAGCAACAATAGTAGAAACGCGGTTCAAAATCGCGAGACATTTCACAAGTTTTTCGAGTCATGGCTTGTTGAACAAAATCAAGATTTGGACCAGCTTGTGCGTGCCTCAAAAGAAGTCAATGGCATAGAAGAAAACAATCGGATAATGTTATCGCCTATAATTCAACGTGTTATACAACACTACGAGAATTattacaaagaaaaatcaagaagtgcCAAAGAAGATGTTTTAGGCATGTTAAATCCAACATGGAGAAGTaatcttgaagatgcatttttATGGATTGGAGGATGGAGACCAAGTATGGCTTTTCATTTATTATATTCGAAATCGGGTTTACAACTTGAAGCTGGTTTTCATGATTTATTTAGAGGAATTAGTACAGGAGATTTAGGAGATCTTTCTGGTATTCAACTTGGGAAAATTGATGAGTTACAAAATAAGACATTAAAGGAAGAGAAAAAATTGAGTGAAAGATTAGCTAAAGTTCAAGAAACAATGGCAGATACATCAATGGTTGAATTATCACATGTAGTGAGTGAAATATTAAGGGAAGAGGGAAGACAAGTAGAGGAAACTGAGGAGGAAAAAGTGAAGAATAATATTGCTAAAAAGGAGGAAAATTTATTGGAGGTTTTAAAAAAGGCTGATGATTTGAGGTTGAGGACACTAAAGGagattttgggaattttgaaaCCAATTCAAGCTGTTCATTTCTTGATTGCTGCTGCTGAACTTCATTTGAGGATTCATGATTGGggtatgaagaaagatattgctGCTGTTAATTCCCACAACCATGGTCATGGCGTCGCCAATAACAGAGGCGGAGTCAGGATTTGAGGTTTATGAGTTCTGAACTTGCCACTGAACTCGCCCCTGATCAATAACCATATGATCAACTTATGGTAAGCATAGTACTTCTTACTGCCCAAGGAGCCAATATTAGTACTAATTAGATTATAATAGGATGAAGATCTTTAATTTAATTAGGTCCTTTTTATTCATTTCTGTTTATGTAGATTTTCTTCAGTTCTATTAGTGTTGCAGAGACATGATAGCTAAGATTTTGACGTAGAATGAAGAAGTTTAGTCTTTAGGTCCTTTTAATTTCATTTATGTTATTGTTGTCTTTGCATAAAGTAGGGTAGTAAGTCCCGATCAAACCATGTACTCTATTTGCTTTGTTATATATGACATTATGTTTTATTGGGTATTTATAAGACAGCATATTAAGTTGGACTgagagtttaagaaagtaaacttTAATCTTAGACATGTTAGTTATAAGATTATGTCATTAAGAATAAGCAAAAAAATTTAAAGTGAAAGAGTTTTCACCACAAGGTTGTGGTGAGACGAATAGGACCCCTCAACACCCTTAACCTGAGGTCTTGGGTTCAGTAGCGAATTTAGAATTTTTACTAAGGggtaataaaatataaaaaattaaataaacgaaaAAACCCAATGAGATTTAACATATAATATAAATGCATAGCGCAAGAAAGTTTACTTCACAATACAATATTATTTTCGGCGAAGGGGTGCCAGTTGACACTCCTTGGTTAAACGTGGCTCCTCCACTGCTCAGGTTTGAGTCCtaggaatgaaaaaaaaatattctggcGGGGAGCGCTTCCTTTTTAATGGGCCTTATCTAGTGTGAATTTGAGTTAGTGAGACCTTAATGTGGGTGTCAATATCGGATTAGAAGAATTGTCAAATAAATATCAGATTAAACTCAAACTGCAAATTGCGAGTCAGTTGCATGCATACATGAGGATGAGGTGATGCATATAAAACCAGCTAATTGACATCAAGAGAAAAAAAGGTACGGGGAGAGGAGAAAGAAAACAGAGCAGCAGTCCGCAAAAGTTGAAGTTTGTCATGTAGAGTTGTGAGTGAGATAATCTTAAATAACAACCAAATGACTTCTGCCTAAAAAAGAAATACGTAACAAATCTGAAGTAAAGGTAGATCTAGAATCAAGTTCAGAATGAGCATGTCAAAATTTCTCAGAATCAATATTTGGCCATGAAAATTTCATTTTTCacggaaattttttattttttctcggAATTActgtttggccataaaaaattcattttttttttgccataaaaaattcaaattttactTAAAgttgaatttcgaaatttttcggaAATTTAAGTAACTCCAaagttattttcaaaattttcgctTCAAATCGCTCAAAAAAATTCAGAAACAGCTCTAAAGTGTACATGTAAAAACACaaatctaattttcaaatatcatttttactttaattttttttttccacttttttcCGGAActtcacaattcttatgtccaaacacctaCTTAGATCAGAAGATATGGACAACTGTATAGACTTTATTTGAAATTAAATGTCTTCTTCTTTTATTAAGGTATATATAATTGAGTACTTTTTAAAATATGGTTTTGCTAAAGTGCGATATTTAATAGTGTCAGAATTTTCATGACCACCAATACCAATTTAAAATCAATGTTTTTAGTACAAAGAAGTAATTATTCACCAGAGAACTGAATTTCACTGGAGCATTGAGCAAAGAGAACTGAAGACTATTAATGCCAAGTTGGGAAGTTGTgaattgataataataataatagtaatttaGATTCAGTTGCACCTCATACATAATAAAATGGTGCACATGATACAACCATTTTacagtaattaaaaaaaaacacctaaactcaaataaaagagaaaggaaaGCAGCAAATCCACGACAAAACTTGAGTCCTCTCTATGGAGACAGAATGGCAAAGACCTGAACATAAGAAAATAGAAACATATTAGAACTTCCCTTGATCCATAAACAGTAGTAATATTTATAATCATCAGTTGCCATGTGAGcggtggaaacagcctcttgcagaaatgcatgGTAAAGGTTGCAtacaatagactcttgtggtccggtCCTTCTCCGGATCCCTcgcatagcggaagcttagtgcaccgggctgccttttttTAGTTGGGAAAAACAAGGATTTATTACCTCTTTATAGCTCATCTTTTGCTGAATCTGTATTCACTGATTCTGGTGTGGTGGAATCAGCTTCAGACTGAGCAGGTTTATCGTCGCGATTCTGCTGAATAAATTCAATGATGGCCTCTTTTGTTCTTTCGCCGTTATACTGAGACAATTTACCAGAAGCAGATTTGAAGTACACAGTTGGGAATCCTTTAACGTCAAATTCATCTGTACGAATATCATTTGCAGTTGCATCCTGATTAAGAAGAGTGCAAATAAGTTAGGATATCGCAAATACTATTTAGCAtgatgcaacaacaacaacaatgaccagtAAGATCCCTCAAGTGAAGTGTGGGGagaatagtgtgtacgcagaccttacctctacccctcggagtagagaggctgtttccgatagacccaaAATAGTATTTAGCATGATGAAGGAATGTATGTGCACTGGTAATATAACCAGTGAGGAGGGAAAAAGATTGTTACCAATTTGGCAATCAGAACATTAGAATCTTTCTCGAACGAGACAGCTACTTCGTCCAAGATTGGAGCGAGCGCCTTGCAGTGGCCACACCAAGGTGCATAGAACTCTAGCAGTACTGTAACAAAGGAAGAAAGAATAGCCAAACCAAAAGCAAAACATTATTAGTAGGTCCTTAGATATACAGCTGCAGTAGAAATGCATAATCAAGAAACACTGACACACCATTTTTGCCAGAGTTGAGAACCATTTTTTCGAGAGTATCTCTAACAACCACCTTCACAGGCTCGTCGTTAACCTCAGGGATAGGTTGTGATTTTACGTATGGCTTCAATTTTCCATCCTGTAACCAcgcaaaaaggaaagaaagattgAGCAAAAAAGGAAATTAGCAAGCCATCAATTGACAGCAGAGAACTACAAATGAAAAGACATACTCCTCTATTGAGAAAATACAAGGAAAATGTTAATGGAACACACAATTACAATAAACACAAAaaggatttttttatttttgtcccGTCGGCCATTACAGGCGCTAGACAAcatatacaaaacatatacacTGAATGGTTATGTATATCATatgtatattttatgtatatctatgtatattttatgtatattaatattcaaaatatatacaTTTGTCGGCTATTATTTTGGAGGGCGGCCCAATAAGGTAATTATCCCAACAAAAAAAATGCAGCAGCCATTACCTTGTAATCCTTCAACCAAGAAGCAATTGCATCGGGTTCTACATGTGCCTTGAGATACTTTTGTCCATCATTCTCCATTATTATGATCAGAGGTGCCTGTTCTGGCTTTAGCCCAAAGTACTGCAAACGAATAATTAACATATGTTGTTATACAGTCATTAGGAAAGCCAATATACTGTACTAATTATCAGATAGGCTTAAAGAATGTTACTAACACTGAATGCACCTTCACCAGCCTCAACATCTCCCAACAGAAAGCTCAATCCTTTCAGACCATTCTCCTTGTTGAGCACAGCAACATCCTTATACTTGGATTGAAACGCGTCGAGCTCAGTGCTAAAGTTCACGAAAAGCATTGCCTGCATATCACAAATTTTAAGTAGTTAGTCATTGAAATAGAATGGATATAGCTTCTTGTATCAGAAAGTGTAGATTTCACAATAAATCAGCAAAGAATGGAGTATACCTTTGCGCCGATACCATTAAAGAACTTGCTGACATAAATTGAGTTTTCTGGATCTTTGTCAAAATAAGTAACAATAGGAATACTAGATTCTGCAATGAACTTCTCCATTGCTTCGACTTCAAAATCCTGGAAAAGTACAGGTTAAGTGCCAGTCTAATAAAAACAAGTCATGATCAAACCACATAATCGTTAAAGGAACAACAAATACAACCTCAAAATCAACGAAGAGTTCATCGAATGGCTTAAGGAGACGAAGGGTTGGCTTATCAACTTGCTCGCCCCGAGGGAGGAATTTGGCATCAACGGTGTGAGCAAAGTCATAGTCAGCTCTTAGTTTTTCAGCTAATGTTGTATAGTTTTCAAATTTCTCCCCTGAGAGTTCTTGAAATATACCAACCTAAAAGAAAATACATGCATTTTAGTTAGGAACAAATGGAATGCTGAGAAATGAGTAAGTGATAAAAACAAACAGTACTTACGACAATGATCTTTTTCTCATCGATGACATTTGCAGCATCTTCTTTCGACTTGATTTCAGGAGATGCAGGACCTGATTGTTTCTTTATATATGCTACTATACCATCTGCTTCGCGAGGACCATTATATTCTTGAATATTGTTTCCTCCATTCCTGAAAATCTTAATAGTTGGGAAGCCCTTGAGCTGATATTGTGTTGCGAGTCCTCTATTTGCCTCATCACTTGCATCAATTTTAGCTAGAACAattggagggtcatgactactCAATACTGAAGCAGCTTTTTCATACTGGAAagcaaaaaagagaggaaaatgcTTCATTAAGAATCTAATGGCTAACAACAAATGTGGAAAATGTCAAATAAATAGTAACGATGTCCTTCTTTTCAGAGAAGAAGATAGTACCTCAGGGGCAAGTTTCTGGCAGTGTCCACACCTGTTATATTGAAAGCGGACCATTAGATATCCATAAATATTGAGAAGGGAAGGAAAATTATGAGATTGGCCATCCTTTGCTAATAATATAGAAATAAAATGAATACAGTTCTTGAAGACATTAAAAACCATCTATATCTTGATTCTTTAAGAGAATCTCCACAGACTATGCTATACGAACTCATATGATTTACATAGCATATCATTTCACACATCAAAACTGATAAAAAGAACTCCCTTTTGTTCTTTTGAATCGGAGGGAGAACAGAAAAAGCTATACAAAGAATTTTATGaagtttaattttattttacaaggatataaaaattatgaatttaatACCCTTAATAGAAAAATGCTTTAAATCGTGATATATAACGCAAAAATAAAACAACCCACATATACAGTTAATTAATACTAGAAAAATCTTCAAGACCCTTCACACAACAAGCTTAAACACAGATTACAAGCAAAGGTGAATTCTGAATCTAGAGTTATACAGTAATTTTTAATATGTATACATAGTTTTAGCCAGAAAACAATGGGTCCAGTTGACCAACAGAACTCGTACTAAATAAATTTGTCTCtggataaataaataaataaataaataaaagaaattctAAAAGTCAACATGCAgggaaaagataaaaaaataattacCAGGGGGCGTAGAATTCAACGACAATGAAGTTGTGGTTGGATACAACGTCGGTGAAGTTTGTATGGTCTAATGTTAACACATGCTCTTTCTCTTCTACTGCTACACAAACTGCAAATAGAACTGATAGAATCACAAAAATCCCTCTCCAAACCATTTTCACTCTCTCTAATATgtatgtaattttttatgtgtaTCTAAGAAATATAGAGGATGTGACAAGCTGAGAAAAAAGGGTGTCTCTTTTATAATGCTAAAAATTTACTAGGGAGAAACGCCATGTCAGCTTGGTTGATGACTTGTAAATCTGTGATTGGTCTTGGCATGTGTCAAAAGATTTTAACGGTTTGAAAGGAGAATCTGATTCCAAATTTTGTTATATTTAGTACTACTATTTTTCTGATTTAAGTTAAATTTTACATAGCACTAAATAGGAGATAAATTCAAGTCttttaattcttttccttttctgtgTGCGGTCATGGGGATTATGTCAACTTTGGTTTCTTTTTGTTTACGACGTTTAATAACTTGCTTAATGTAAATTTGGCAAAATTATTAATACTGTAATATCTATTCATTATTTTGTTAATATAAGAGTATAATTCAATTAACTTCCTAACATAGATGGGAGTACATGATACAGAGAATTGTTGTTATTCTATTACCTAAGTTGGAGAGAAAATCATTTTGCTCCCCCAACTTTATCTTAAAAATCAAACTCCTCCTCCAACATTAAACAATAGACATGCTACTCCTCGAAACTCAATTGTATTTTTAAATACTTATTTTACACTTAATCTTATCAGCTTTGGTCTCTACATTTTTTTGTTaccttttataatttttaaaaagtaaaacaCAATAATCAAGCATGCATTTGAAATTGAATAACATAAGTAATGGGTGAAATTAAAATATTAGAATAAAACATCTTATTAATAATAATCAAATAAAAGTTagtgcagaaaaataaaaaataataattaaacataGAGGGAGATTTCATAATAAATTCCTAAAATATAACATATTTATACCTTAGATGCTCTACTATTTagaaaatatttcattaattaagaatacacacacacacataataaaaaaataaaaaagaaagtaaaacttAAATATATACTTAATATTAAAGTAACAATAAAAAAAGTAACGATAAATTTTGTTACAAATTCATAAAAGTACTATTCTAGTTAAATTTTATTGAGCAATTATAAAATTCATAATAAGGTATTTAAATTGGTAAAACACTTAGCTAAAGCTCAAATATAtcttatataatataatataaaaaaatatatgcatAGAGGAGGAATTGAAAATTTCAAGGGTAAAATAGATGATGGACATGATAGGAGGAGCATAATGTCTATTATTTAATGTTGGAGGACGAGTTTGATTATTAAGGTAAAGTTAGGGGATCAAAATGATTTTCACCCCTAAGTTGTGGATTATGTATTTTCGTCCC harbors:
- the LOC107794339 gene encoding protein DOG1-like 4 produces the protein MDQHLMSNNSRNAVQNRETFHKFFESWLVEQNQDLDQLVRASKEVNGIEENNRIMLSPIIQRVIQHYENYYKEKSRSAKEDVLGMLNPTWRSNLEDAFLWIGGWRPSMAFHLLYSKSGLQLEAGFHDLFRGISTGDLGDLSGIQLGKIDELQNKTLKEEKKLSERLAKVQETMADTSMVELSHVVSEILREEGRQVEETEEEKVKNNIAKKEENLLEVLKKADDLRLRTLKEILGILKPIQAVHFLIAAAELHLRIHDWGMKKDIAAVNSHNHGHGVANNRGGVRI
- the LOC107794322 gene encoding protein disulfide-isomerase-like, with the protein product MVWRGIFVILSVLFAVCVAVEEKEHVLTLDHTNFTDVVSNHNFIVVEFYAPWCGHCQKLAPEYEKAASVLSSHDPPIVLAKIDASDEANRGLATQYQLKGFPTIKIFRNGGNNIQEYNGPREADGIVAYIKKQSGPASPEIKSKEDAANVIDEKKIIVVGIFQELSGEKFENYTTLAEKLRADYDFAHTVDAKFLPRGEQVDKPTLRLLKPFDELFVDFEDFEVEAMEKFIAESSIPIVTYFDKDPENSIYVSKFFNGIGAKAMLFVNFSTELDAFQSKYKDVAVLNKENGLKGLSFLLGDVEAGEGAFSYFGLKPEQAPLIIIMENDGQKYLKAHVEPDAIASWLKDYKDGKLKPYVKSQPIPEVNDEPVKVVVRDTLEKMVLNSGKNVLLEFYAPWCGHCKALAPILDEVAVSFEKDSNVLIAKLDATANDIRTDEFDVKGFPTVYFKSASGKLSQYNGERTKEAIIEFIQQNRDDKPAQSEADSTTPESVNTDSAKDEL